One part of the Lachnospiraceae bacterium JLR.KK002 genome encodes these proteins:
- the fliP gene encoding flagellar type III secretion system pore protein FliP (The bacterial flagellar biogenesis protein FliP forms a type III secretion system (T3SS)-type pore required for flagellar assembly.), which produces MRKLKKIYCGTSFAFGTVTLILMLFLCFGQSAYATGSAADANQQITDTTRQETGELTTPNTQRAEPGTTNGLTFSWNNEEGNLSGNIRILLILTVITLAPSILIMLTSFTRIIIVLHFVRTAIGTQTVPPNQVLVGLALFLTLFIMNPVFSEINETVIQPLEANEINQEEAMERIEAPIRRFMYKEMQRKDLKLFCDIAEIDMTGMDLSEPETLEPIPMHVVIPGFIVSELRTAFIIGFLIYIPFIVIDMVVASVLMSMGMMMLPPTTISMPFKILLFVLADGWDLVIGNLVKTFY; this is translated from the coding sequence ATGAGAAAGCTGAAAAAAATATATTGCGGGACTTCCTTTGCCTTTGGCACAGTTACGCTGATTCTTATGCTGTTTTTATGTTTTGGGCAAAGCGCATATGCGACAGGAAGTGCAGCGGATGCCAATCAGCAGATTACGGACACCACCAGGCAGGAGACGGGAGAGCTTACCACTCCCAACACTCAGAGGGCAGAACCGGGAACTACCAATGGGCTGACATTCAGCTGGAATAATGAAGAGGGGAATTTATCCGGTAATATCAGGATTTTGCTGATACTTACAGTGATTACACTGGCGCCGTCCATTCTGATTATGCTGACCTCCTTTACGAGAATTATTATTGTACTGCATTTTGTGAGGACTGCAATTGGAACCCAGACGGTTCCTCCCAATCAGGTGCTGGTAGGTCTGGCGTTATTTTTAACGCTGTTTATTATGAACCCTGTATTTTCAGAAATTAATGAGACAGTGATTCAGCCTCTGGAGGCCAATGAGATTAATCAGGAAGAGGCCATGGAGCGAATCGAAGCTCCAATCCGCCGGTTTATGTACAAAGAAATGCAGCGAAAGGATTTGAAGCTGTTCTGTGATATTGCGGAAATTGACATGACCGGTATGGATTTAAGCGAACCGGAGACGCTGGAGCCTATTCCCATGCATGTGGTAATTCCAGGTTTTATTGTCAGTGAACTGCGGACAGCATTTATTATTGGTTTCCTGATTTATATACCGTTTATTGTGATTGATATGGTAGTGGCTTCCGTGCTGATGTCCATGGGTATGATGATGCTGCCTCCTACTACGATTTCCATGCCCTTCAAAATACTGCTGTTTGTTCTGGCAGACGGATGGGATCTGGTAATCGGAAATCTTGTAAAGACATTTTATTGA
- a CDS encoding flagellar motor protein MotB, whose amino-acid sequence MAKKKKKDSGGGAANWMNTFADLMNLLLCFFVLLFSMSSVDVDKFEALVQSLEHSFSILPQGGSSIGDGQMVAAGVNQLQLLDQYYKEAANSASKEDGEDNEEEEKDPEQALKEEMAEAGLKESEEMAEQIEQMAEEQGVAGQMEIDSNAQFVRITLNGALLFDSGQSQIREDALPLVDKLSLILESYDSSLIDIEGHTDNVPISNEKYENNDVLSAYRAFAVKDYVLGKTALEAGKINATGCGEYSPVADNATPEGRARNRRVEIKIYNSYNSN is encoded by the coding sequence ATGGCAAAGAAGAAGAAAAAGGATTCCGGCGGAGGAGCTGCCAACTGGATGAATACCTTCGCAGATCTGATGAATCTTTTGCTGTGCTTTTTCGTGTTGTTGTTCTCCATGTCCTCTGTGGATGTGGATAAATTTGAAGCGTTGGTGCAGTCTCTGGAGCACAGTTTCAGTATTCTGCCTCAGGGAGGTTCCTCCATAGGCGATGGCCAGATGGTGGCGGCCGGTGTCAATCAGCTTCAGCTGCTGGATCAGTATTATAAGGAAGCTGCCAATTCAGCCAGCAAAGAAGATGGGGAAGACAACGAGGAAGAAGAAAAGGATCCGGAACAGGCTTTGAAGGAAGAGATGGCGGAAGCCGGACTGAAAGAGTCGGAAGAGATGGCGGAACAGATTGAGCAGATGGCGGAAGAACAGGGAGTTGCCGGTCAGATGGAAATTGATTCCAATGCCCAGTTTGTGCGTATTACCCTGAACGGAGCGTTGCTGTTTGATTCCGGGCAGTCTCAGATCAGAGAAGATGCTCTGCCGCTGGTGGATAAACTATCACTGATATTGGAAAGTTATGACAGTAGTCTGATTGATATAGAAGGGCATACGGATAATGTGCCCATAAGTAATGAGAAGTATGAGAATAATGATGTGTTGTCTGCATACCGTGCATTTGCAGTGAAAGATTATGTATTGGGTAAGACTGCGCTTGAGGCAGGAAAAATCAATGCCACCGGATGCGGGGAATACAGTCCCGTGGCGGATAATGCAACACCTGAGGGACGGGCAAGGAACCGAAGGGTAGAGATAAAGATATACAATTCGTATAATTCAAATTAG
- a CDS encoding TIGR02530 family flagellar biosynthesis protein codes for MNKISNQFSSIEQITDQYLKQNSQNTVAAEGELSFDDILKQKQFVDESSVLKFSKHASMRLQSRNIELSTEQKERLETAAEKAEAKGMKESLVIVDSYSFIVNVPNKTVVTAMDHTESDENVYTNIDGAVII; via the coding sequence ATGAATAAAATTTCAAATCAATTCTCTTCCATTGAACAGATTACAGATCAGTATCTGAAACAGAACAGTCAGAACACAGTTGCTGCTGAAGGAGAACTTTCCTTTGATGATATTTTAAAGCAGAAACAGTTTGTGGACGAAAGTTCTGTGCTGAAGTTTTCCAAGCATGCTTCCATGCGTCTGCAGAGCAGGAACATAGAACTTTCCACAGAGCAGAAGGAACGTCTGGAAACAGCAGCGGAAAAAGCAGAAGCGAAGGGAATGAAAGAGTCCCTTGTTATCGTTGACTCCTATTCGTTTATTGTAAATGTGCCCAATAAAACTGTGGTTACAGCAATGGACCATACAGAGTCTGACGAAAATGTATATACTAACATTGACGGAGCCGTAATTATCTAG
- a CDS encoding flagellar FlbD family protein has product MIEVTKLNGSTILINAELIESVEETPDTVLSFVTGKKLIVKESRQEVKNLVILYKREIMTTGLPWLAKE; this is encoded by the coding sequence ATGATAGAAGTGACGAAACTGAACGGAAGTACCATTCTGATCAATGCGGAACTGATAGAAAGCGTGGAGGAAACACCGGATACTGTCCTTTCTTTTGTGACAGGGAAGAAATTAATTGTAAAAGAAAGTAGACAAGAAGTAAAAAATTTAGTAATATTATACAAGAGAGAAATTATGACAACGGGTCTTCCCTGGTTGGCAAAAGAATAG
- a CDS encoding motility protein A, translating to MDIASLLGIILGIVLFVFGVIQGGGDLLRDFWDVPSVIITIGGSLAGTLAAHKLPDFINGLKSITLTFKDTKSDVSEVIKNIIDLSNIARKEGLLALEEAANGIEDEFLKKGVMLVVDGTDPELVRGIMEADLVSVEERHNVNINFWKTWEGLGPAWGMIGTLIGLINMLAKLSDPSSIGPSMAVALVTTLYGSLIANWLCNPTAAKLKVNNDEEIRIKEITVEGLLSIQAGENPRVIEEKLKSFLSPKMREGMTEQGGGEE from the coding sequence TTGGATATAGCGTCTTTATTGGGTATTATACTTGGAATTGTGTTGTTTGTGTTTGGAGTTATACAGGGTGGAGGTGACCTCCTCAGAGACTTCTGGGATGTGCCTTCCGTTATCATTACCATCGGAGGTTCGCTGGCGGGTACGCTGGCTGCTCACAAACTTCCGGATTTTATCAACGGGTTAAAATCCATTACTCTGACATTTAAGGATACCAAATCGGATGTAAGCGAAGTAATTAAGAATATTATTGATTTATCAAACATAGCAAGAAAAGAAGGACTTCTGGCACTGGAAGAAGCAGCCAACGGCATTGAAGACGAATTTCTGAAAAAGGGTGTTATGCTGGTGGTTGACGGTACGGACCCGGAACTGGTACGAGGCATTATGGAAGCGGATCTGGTCAGTGTGGAAGAACGTCATAATGTGAATATTAATTTCTGGAAGACATGGGAAGGTCTTGGACCTGCCTGGGGTATGATTGGTACCCTGATCGGTTTGATTAACATGCTTGCAAAGCTGAGCGACCCGTCTTCCATCGGACCCAGTATGGCGGTTGCTTTGGTTACCACACTGTATGGTTCTCTGATTGCCAACTGGCTCTGTAACCCTACAGCGGCGAAACTGAAAGTTAATAATGATGAAGAAATTCGAATAAAGGAAATTACCGTGGAAGGGCTTTTGTCAATTCAGGCGGGCGAGAACCCCCGTGTAATTGAGGAAAAATTAAAATCCTTCCTGTCCCCGAAAATGCGTGAAGGCATGACGGAGCAGGGCGGAGGTGAAGAATAA
- a CDS encoding flagellar basal body-associated FliL family protein, with translation MKKNLMSVLILALVVANLILTAILMISVVPQSKKANELITKVCSAIDLELEGGKDNSSLYIPMEQCDTIKVSEGANLTINLKKDDSGEEHHAVISVALVLDTKNDGYEKYVKEGVIAQEDIIKSEVNKIVAGHTIDDLRENQAAVQDEILSRLRRLYESDFIVSVAFPTYNYE, from the coding sequence ATGAAGAAGAATTTAATGAGTGTTTTAATTCTGGCACTGGTAGTTGCGAATCTGATTTTAACAGCAATCCTGATGATTTCCGTTGTGCCTCAGTCAAAGAAAGCAAATGAGCTCATTACCAAGGTGTGTTCCGCCATTGATCTGGAGCTGGAGGGCGGCAAAGATAATTCCTCCCTTTACATACCCATGGAGCAGTGCGATACCATCAAAGTTTCCGAGGGGGCAAATCTTACCATCAATCTGAAGAAGGATGACAGCGGAGAGGAGCACCATGCGGTGATTTCCGTGGCCCTTGTTCTGGATACGAAAAATGACGGATATGAGAAGTATGTCAAAGAAGGTGTGATTGCACAGGAAGACATTATTAAGAGTGAAGTGAATAAAATTGTAGCCGGTCATACCATAGATGACCTGAGGGAAAATCAGGCAGCGGTACAGGATGAGATTCTGAGCCGCCTGCGCAGACTGTACGAATCTGACTTTATTGTAAGTGTGGCATTCCCGACCTATAATTATGAATAA
- the fliR gene encoding flagellar biosynthetic protein FliR, which translates to MINYEFTVYTFEYFLMILVRVASFTFVAPFFGMNNSPGRVKIGLSVFVALILYQVILPKESLEYAGTIEFAIIVLREGITGLLIGFAANICNSIIVFSGKIIDMEIGLAMANIYDPTTRTQSGLTGTMYNYFIMLLLVITDMHHYILRALIDTYQLIPINGSVFDWEHLMGTMTMYIADLMVIGFRIVLPIFATSMILNCILGVMAKVAPQMNMFAVGMQLKVLVGFSILFVTIILLPDISNFIFREMKRMIVSVVEGMY; encoded by the coding sequence ATGATAAACTATGAGTTTACAGTATATACATTTGAATATTTTCTGATGATATTGGTAAGGGTTGCATCATTTACCTTTGTTGCTCCGTTTTTTGGCATGAATAATAGTCCGGGCCGGGTGAAAATCGGGCTGTCGGTGTTTGTGGCATTGATTTTATATCAGGTGATACTGCCGAAAGAATCTTTGGAATATGCCGGAACAATCGAATTCGCCATCATCGTTCTGCGGGAAGGAATTACAGGATTGCTTATTGGATTTGCAGCAAATATTTGTAATTCCATTATTGTATTTTCCGGTAAAATTATTGATATGGAAATCGGCCTTGCAATGGCGAATATTTATGACCCTACTACCCGTACACAGTCCGGTCTGACCGGAACCATGTACAATTATTTTATTATGCTGCTTCTGGTGATTACGGATATGCATCACTATATTCTCCGGGCTCTGATTGATACTTACCAGTTGATTCCCATTAACGGAAGTGTTTTTGACTGGGAACATCTGATGGGCACCATGACCATGTATATTGCAGATTTAATGGTAATCGGATTCCGTATTGTACTTCCCATTTTCGCCACCAGTATGATTCTGAACTGTATTCTGGGAGTTATGGCAAAGGTAGCGCCTCAGATGAACATGTTTGCGGTGGGAATGCAGTTAAAGGTTTTGGTTGGGTTTTCCATTTTGTTTGTAACAATTATACTG
- a CDS encoding response regulator gives MAKNILICDDAAFMRMMIKDILTKNGYNIAGEAENGLKAVEKYNETKPDLVLMDITMPEMDGIQALKQIKAADPSACIIMCSAMGQQAMVIEAIQSGAKDFIVKPFQAERVLEAVKKVVG, from the coding sequence ATGGCAAAGAATATTTTAATTTGTGATGACGCAGCGTTTATGAGAATGATGATCAAGGACATTCTTACCAAGAATGGCTACAATATTGCAGGAGAAGCTGAGAATGGTCTGAAAGCAGTGGAAAAGTACAATGAGACCAAACCGGATCTGGTACTGATGGATATTACCATGCCGGAAATGGACGGAATTCAGGCTTTGAAGCAGATTAAAGCTGCAGATCCTTCCGCATGTATTATTATGTGTTCCGCAATGGGACAGCAGGCAATGGTTATTGAAGCCATTCAGTCCGGTGCCAAAGACTTTATTGTAAAACCGTTCCAGGCAGAACGTGTATTGGAAGCTGTGAAAAAAGTAGTTGGATAA
- the fliY gene encoding flagellar motor switch phosphatase FliY — MDGVLSQEEISALLNDDAGMDAAVSGTEGLEDLTPDEIDAIGEISNISMGTAATTLFSLVNRKVDISTPVVTFATWDDIVEAYERPCVFIRIAYTVGLDGSNLLVLKEHDVKIITDLMMGGDGTNLDGELGELHLSAISEAMNQMMGSAATSLSSMLNKMIDISPPSADLVDLKDTLNGEEIDEFLAGRFVKISFKMEIGDLVNSEIMQLYPFSFAKEMCSGVAQTMEADTSSTSAEAPAPAPEAPAPAPAPQPVAAPQPMMGQPMMGGQPMMGQPMMSGQPVMGMPMMGDMSQMYAQQPVNVQPAQFQAFAGDFNPITQQENIGLIMDVPLDVTVELGRTSKSIHDILEFAPGTIIELNKIAGEPIDVLVNGKYVAKGEVVVLEESFGVRITEIINN, encoded by the coding sequence ATGGATGGAGTTTTATCACAGGAGGAAATTAGTGCTCTGTTGAATGATGATGCAGGTATGGATGCAGCCGTTTCCGGAACGGAAGGGCTCGAAGACCTGACCCCGGATGAAATTGACGCCATAGGCGAGATTTCCAATATCAGCATGGGGACAGCAGCCACCACTTTATTTTCTCTTGTAAACAGGAAAGTGGATATCTCCACACCGGTAGTTACCTTTGCTACCTGGGATGATATCGTGGAGGCCTATGAGAGACCCTGTGTATTTATCAGAATTGCCTATACCGTGGGACTGGATGGGAGCAATCTTCTGGTATTAAAGGAACATGACGTGAAAATTATCACGGATTTGATGATGGGAGGAGACGGCACAAATCTGGATGGTGAGCTTGGTGAACTGCATCTGAGTGCAATCAGCGAGGCTATGAACCAGATGATGGGAAGCGCTGCCACATCTCTGTCATCCATGCTGAATAAAATGATTGATATCAGTCCCCCGTCTGCAGATCTGGTAGATTTAAAAGATACTCTGAACGGAGAGGAAATTGATGAATTTCTGGCCGGCCGGTTTGTAAAGATTTCTTTCAAAATGGAAATTGGGGATCTGGTAAACAGTGAGATTATGCAGCTGTATCCATTTTCCTTTGCAAAGGAAATGTGTTCCGGTGTGGCGCAGACAATGGAAGCAGATACTTCCTCAACTTCAGCGGAAGCGCCTGCACCTGCGCCGGAAGCACCTGCACCTGCGCCTGCACCTCAGCCGGTGGCAGCGCCTCAGCCCATGATGGGGCAGCCGATGATGGGCGGGCAGCCCATGATGGGACAGCCGATGATGAGCGGGCAGCCCGTGATGGGAATGCCGATGATGGGAGATATGTCTCAGATGTATGCTCAGCAGCCGGTTAATGTACAGCCTGCTCAGTTCCAGGCTTTTGCAGGTGATTTCAATCCGATTACTCAGCAGGAAAACATTGGACTGATTATGGATGTTCCGCTGGATGTAACGGTGGAACTTGGAAGAACCAGCAAGTCCATTCATGATATTCTGGAATTTGCTCCGGGAACTATCATAGAATTGAATAAGATTGCCGGGGAACCGATTGATGTGTTAGTAAATGGTAAATACGTTGCCAAGGGCGAAGTCGTAGTACTGGAAGAAAGTTTTGGCGTGCGTATTACCGAAATTATAAATAACTAA
- a CDS encoding flagellar hook capping FlgD N-terminal domain-containing protein, with the protein MAVTVPVKNGEIVNGYDPTKEAEEAKKERSGGSLGKEAFLQLLVAQMKYQDPLEPTSNTEYISQLATFSSLEEMQNMRASLEASQATGLVGKTVIMGVETSGVTNYISGRVEQVRREGSKTYLSIDGSWYNLDDLDTVVDDEYMEATLIGEDFEKALATMPDVSKLSVADKEKLAAITAAYNSLTAYQQNYIEKYCKDAYNKFKALVAKMNEISPPEPDKPDGSGDKDDSGSTEGTEGTGSTEGTGTTS; encoded by the coding sequence ATGGCAGTTACAGTACCGGTTAAAAACGGTGAAATTGTAAATGGTTATGATCCCACAAAAGAAGCGGAAGAAGCCAAAAAAGAGAGAAGCGGCGGATCATTGGGAAAAGAAGCATTTTTACAGCTCCTGGTAGCCCAGATGAAGTATCAGGATCCCCTGGAACCCACTTCTAACACAGAATACATTTCCCAGCTTGCGACATTCTCCTCTCTGGAAGAAATGCAGAATATGCGTGCTTCTCTGGAGGCATCACAGGCAACAGGGCTGGTTGGAAAAACCGTAATTATGGGAGTGGAGACCAGCGGAGTTACAAATTATATATCCGGAAGAGTGGAACAGGTCCGCAGAGAAGGCAGTAAGACCTATCTGTCCATTGACGGTTCCTGGTATAATCTTGACGACCTTGACACGGTTGTGGATGATGAATATATGGAAGCAACCCTGATAGGGGAAGATTTTGAAAAAGCGCTGGCTACCATGCCGGATGTCAGCAAATTATCTGTTGCGGATAAGGAAAAACTGGCTGCAATCACAGCCGCGTATAACAGTCTTACCGCTTACCAGCAGAATTATATTGAAAAATATTGCAAAGATGCATACAATAAGTTTAAGGCGTTAGTGGCAAAAATGAATGAGATCAGCCCGCCGGAGCCTGACAAGCCCGATGGTTCAGGCGATAAGGATGACAGCGGTTCCACAGAAGGAACAGAGGGAACAGGAAGTACGGAAGGAACCGGAACTACCAGTTAA
- a CDS encoding flagellar hook-basal body complex protein, with protein sequence MMRALYSGVSGLKTHQTKMDVIGNNIANVNTVAFKSSSTAFSEIMYQNMSGASGATATKGGVNAKQIGLGVTTGSTSINITSPGATQTTGDGWDLRITGDSFFIVNNGTENLFTKAGAFYIDGAGNLATKANGYNVMGWQVDPQTGDIRKDTVSVLNIMNEKNQTSPPEATTLATVSGVLDTNNKQVNSGDGYVLSLNFYDGLGYSYNAKFAVKTINGDEKNYSVELTDITDSTGRSILNEYAANQNIDMTEARRRIFGPETPQQITRKYKMAAEFRNENGTIVDKNGVTLQYAERDGQKLYESADGSVSYSVTDVFGITGDALTNFNGTFTQVGGSGVFEYQDTINGYVLDYNENGLNPGTFNYIGNAGNSTVGINLATIGTQFQNINVDFSTSTCYENGNNCTLDMLKGDEKGIDGTGRKLGALTGLQVQEDGRIFGTYDNGNTTLLGQIAVATFANPSGLEKLGDNCYRTTLNSGEFDGIGQDITADGGKMTSGVLEMSNVDLSTEFTEMITTQRGFQANSRIITTSDTLLEELVNLKR encoded by the coding sequence ATGATGAGAGCATTGTATTCTGGAGTGTCAGGGTTAAAGACACACCAGACCAAGATGGACGTAATTGGTAATAATATTGCAAACGTAAACACTGTTGCATTTAAGTCATCCAGCACTGCATTCAGTGAAATCATGTATCAGAACATGTCCGGTGCATCCGGTGCGACTGCTACCAAGGGCGGTGTCAATGCCAAGCAGATCGGTCTTGGTGTAACCACCGGTTCCACATCCATCAATATTACCTCTCCGGGAGCAACTCAGACCACCGGAGATGGCTGGGATCTGAGAATCACCGGAGACAGTTTCTTTATTGTAAATAACGGTACGGAAAACCTGTTTACCAAAGCCGGAGCATTTTATATTGACGGAGCCGGCAACCTTGCCACCAAAGCCAATGGTTATAACGTAATGGGATGGCAGGTAGACCCTCAGACAGGGGATATCCGGAAAGATACGGTTTCCGTACTGAATATTATGAACGAGAAGAATCAGACTTCTCCGCCTGAGGCAACTACCCTGGCAACAGTCAGCGGCGTTCTGGATACCAATAACAAACAGGTAAACTCCGGTGACGGTTATGTGCTGAGTCTGAATTTCTATGATGGGCTGGGTTACAGCTATAATGCGAAATTTGCAGTAAAAACCATCAATGGGGATGAGAAAAACTATTCCGTAGAGCTGACAGACATTACAGATTCTACCGGACGTTCCATTCTGAATGAATATGCTGCAAATCAGAATATAGATATGACAGAGGCAAGAAGAAGAATTTTCGGCCCGGAAACTCCCCAGCAGATTACAAGAAAATATAAGATGGCGGCAGAGTTCAGGAACGAGAATGGTACCATAGTAGATAAAAATGGTGTTACGCTTCAGTATGCAGAGAGAGACGGGCAGAAATTATATGAAAGCGCAGACGGTTCCGTATCCTATTCCGTTACGGATGTATTCGGTATCACAGGAGATGCTCTGACAAATTTCAACGGAACATTTACTCAGGTGGGAGGTTCCGGCGTGTTTGAATACCAGGATACCATCAATGGATACGTGCTGGATTACAATGAAAACGGTCTGAATCCCGGAACTTTTAACTATATTGGAAATGCCGGGAATTCTACCGTAGGAATTAACCTGGCAACGATTGGTACTCAGTTCCAGAACATCAATGTGGATTTCAGTACTTCCACCTGTTATGAGAACGGAAATAACTGTACGCTGGATATGCTCAAAGGGGATGAAAAGGGAATTGACGGAACAGGCAGGAAGCTGGGAGCACTGACCGGACTGCAGGTACAGGAGGACGGAAGAATTTTCGGTACATATGATAATGGCAATACCACTCTGCTGGGACAGATTGCAGTGGCAACCTTTGCTAACCCCTCCGGACTGGAGAAACTGGGTGACAACTGCTACCGGACCACTCTGAACTCCGGTGAGTTTGACGGAATCGGTCAGGATATTACCGCAGACGGCGGCAAGATGACCAGCGGTGTTCTGGAAATGTCCAATGTGGACCTTTCCACAGAGTTTACGGAAATGATTACCACCCAGAGAGGTTTCCAGGCGAACTCCAGAATTATCACAACTTCTGATACGCTGCTGGAAGAACTGGTGAATCTGAAACGATAA
- the fliQ gene encoding flagellar biosynthesis protein FliQ: protein MITEGQVLDIAREALFLIIKVSAPLLLISLIVGLIISIFQTVTSIQEQTLTFVPKIIAVFLGMMLLGGWMLENLTGFMTELWNNFGLYLR, encoded by the coding sequence ATGATTACAGAAGGACAGGTGCTGGACATTGCCAGAGAAGCATTGTTTTTGATTATCAAAGTATCTGCACCGTTGCTGCTGATTTCCCTGATTGTCGGTCTGATTATCAGTATTTTCCAGACGGTGACTTCCATTCAGGAGCAGACTCTGACCTTTGTACCCAAGATTATCGCTGTCTTTTTGGGAATGATGCTGTTAGGCGGGTGGATGTTGGAGAATCTGACAGGCTTTATGACGGAATTATGGAATAATTTCGGTCTGTATCTGCGTTAG
- a CDS encoding flagellar biosynthetic protein FliO, whose product MILLEISSGWESFFQLIGVLLVFLLVLALTWGVTRWIAGYQQGMMADKNIRVIETFRVNNNKFIQIIQVGKKYLVISVCKDTINILTELTEEQLVWMPSPEGKNPVNVNENFQEILNNLKKKIPRK is encoded by the coding sequence ATGATTTTGCTGGAAATTTCCTCAGGATGGGAAAGTTTTTTCCAATTGATCGGCGTGCTTCTGGTATTTCTTCTGGTATTGGCGCTCACCTGGGGAGTGACCAGGTGGATTGCCGGATATCAGCAGGGAATGATGGCAGATAAGAACATACGGGTCATTGAAACATTCCGGGTAAACAATAATAAGTTTATTCAGATTATTCAGGTTGGGAAAAAATATCTGGTCATTTCCGTCTGTAAGGATACCATCAATATTCTGACGGAGCTGACGGAGGAACAACTGGTCTGGATGCCTTCCCCGGAAGGGAAAAATCCGGTTAATGTGAATGAGAATTTTCAGGAAATATTGAATAACCTGAAGAAAAAAATTCCCAGGAAGTAG
- the fliM gene encoding flagellar motor switch protein FliM, giving the protein MGEVLSQNEIDSLLSALSNGELDADEIKDTGEKQVKDYDFARPAKFSKEHLRTMEIIFEHYGRLLSTNLPAYLRKNIQVEVMNSEAVTYSEFSNSMSNPVLLGIVNFAPMPGSIIIDLASNLGYAMVDRMLGGMGVPLERSRDFSEIELLIIERIMNVCINLLREPWENVLEIHPRLERIETNSQFAQFISPSEMIAIITINMKIGDVEGLMNVCLPYMTLEDVMDKLNTKFWFSTMQARGEQEYTEVIESIISKAPMPVKAVLGKSAISVSDFINLQVGDIIRLDRKVEDELDVYVGNIKKFTALPGASGEQYAVRVTSVIREEQ; this is encoded by the coding sequence ATGGGCGAGGTCTTATCCCAAAATGAGATAGACAGTCTGCTGAGTGCTTTGAGCAACGGTGAGCTGGACGCAGATGAGATTAAGGATACCGGGGAAAAGCAGGTAAAGGATTATGACTTTGCAAGGCCTGCGAAATTCTCCAAGGAACATCTCAGAACGATGGAGATTATATTCGAACATTATGGAAGACTGCTTTCTACAAATCTTCCGGCATATCTGAGAAAAAATATTCAGGTGGAAGTTATGAATTCGGAGGCAGTTACCTATTCGGAATTTTCAAATTCCATGTCCAATCCGGTACTTTTGGGGATTGTGAATTTTGCACCGATGCCGGGCAGCATTATTATAGATCTGGCTTCCAATCTGGGATATGCCATGGTAGACCGAATGCTGGGCGGTATGGGAGTTCCTCTGGAACGCAGCCGTGATTTTTCAGAAATTGAGTTGCTGATTATTGAGCGTATTATGAATGTGTGTATCAATCTTCTCCGGGAGCCCTGGGAAAATGTGCTGGAGATACATCCAAGGCTGGAGCGAATCGAGACGAACTCCCAGTTTGCACAGTTTATTTCTCCCAGTGAAATGATTGCGATTATCACAATTAATATGAAAATCGGAGATGTGGAAGGTCTGATGAATGTCTGTCTTCCCTATATGACGCTGGAAGACGTGATGGATAAGCTGAATACCAAATTCTGGTTTTCCACCATGCAGGCCCGCGGCGAACAGGAATATACGGAGGTTATTGAGTCCATTATTTCCAAAGCGCCCATGCCGGTGAAAGCAGTTCTGGGAAAGAGCGCTATTTCAGTAAGTGATTTCATCAATCTTCAGGTGGGCGATATTATCCGTCTGGACCGGAAAGTGGAAGATGAATTGGATGTATATGTTGGAAATATTAAAAAATTTACTGCTTTGCCTGGTGCATCTGGGGAACAGTATGCAGTAAGAGTTACATCAGTAATCAGAGAGGAGCAGTGA